From the Streptomyces syringium genome, one window contains:
- a CDS encoding TIGR00645 family protein — protein MAVVRGRGGPKVSGRAGEAVPSLGYALFATRWLQAPLYFGLVAAQAVYVYEFFGELWSLIHGVVTGHADEDMVMLNVLKLVDVVMIANLLIMVIVGGYETFVSRIGLHGHRDQPEWLSHVNSNVLKVKLAMAIVGISSIHLLQMFVSIHDASQRELIWGTTIHMAFIFSACILAYMAGPMEARAQSLGLNSRHVPPQPCACAADGEAHHG, from the coding sequence GTGGCGGTTGTTCGCGGCAGGGGCGGGCCCAAGGTCTCGGGCAGGGCAGGTGAGGCCGTCCCGTCGCTGGGCTATGCCCTCTTCGCGACCCGCTGGCTGCAGGCTCCTCTGTACTTCGGGCTCGTGGCCGCGCAGGCCGTGTATGTCTACGAGTTCTTCGGCGAGCTGTGGAGTTTGATCCACGGGGTGGTGACGGGGCACGCGGACGAGGACATGGTGATGCTCAACGTGCTCAAGCTCGTCGACGTCGTCATGATCGCCAACCTTCTGATCATGGTGATCGTCGGCGGCTACGAGACGTTCGTCTCGCGCATCGGCCTGCACGGTCACAGGGACCAGCCCGAATGGCTGTCGCACGTCAACTCCAACGTGCTGAAGGTCAAGCTCGCCATGGCGATCGTCGGGATCTCCTCGATCCACCTGCTGCAGATGTTCGTCAGCATCCACGACGCCTCCCAGCGTGAGCTCATCTGGGGGACCACGATCCACATGGCCTTCATCTTCTCGGCGTGCATCCTCGCCTACATGGCAGGACCGATGGAGGCCAGAGCCCAGTCCCTCGGGCTCAACTCCCGCCATGTCCCGCCCCAGCCCTGCGCTTGCGCCGCTGACGGCGAAGCGCATCACGGTTGA
- a CDS encoding methyltransferase: MTGTPGTPDPTPSDLNSHRSASPLHDLMYGHIHASALRAIVLHGIPDLLADGPLTAEDLAARSGTQAGPLRRVMRLLAMRGLFREAQDGTFALTGSGEVLRADVPGSQRAAVLLFTGEMFRRSADGLTGTLRTGQTGFDAAYAVPFFDHLGTEPDESRLFDTAMSSLTSGVNEQITRSYPFPDSGTVVDVAGGRGGLLREILTRFPGLRGVLFDRPETVAGHLLDTEELKGRWETEGGDIFAAVPRGGDVYLLKNILHDWPDEDCLRILTTVRRAMDAGTRLLVIDAVLPGDGTPHPAVALDIVMLMTLQGRERRAAEFEDLLTRSGFRLNRVLPTPALTSVIEAEAV, translated from the coding sequence TTGACCGGCACCCCCGGCACCCCCGACCCCACCCCGTCCGACCTCAACAGCCACCGCTCGGCCTCGCCCCTGCACGACCTCATGTACGGGCACATCCACGCGTCCGCCCTGCGCGCGATCGTGCTGCACGGCATACCCGATCTCCTGGCCGACGGGCCGCTCACCGCCGAGGACCTGGCCGCCCGGTCCGGCACCCAGGCCGGCCCCCTGCGCCGCGTGATGCGGCTGCTCGCCATGCGCGGACTGTTCCGCGAGGCCCAGGACGGCACCTTCGCCCTCACCGGGAGCGGAGAGGTGCTGCGCGCGGACGTCCCCGGCTCGCAGCGGGCAGCGGTTCTACTGTTCACCGGCGAGATGTTCCGCCGTTCCGCCGACGGCCTCACGGGCACCTTGCGTACGGGGCAGACCGGCTTCGACGCCGCCTACGCGGTCCCGTTCTTCGATCACCTGGGCACCGAGCCCGACGAGAGCCGTCTCTTCGACACCGCCATGAGCTCGCTCACCTCCGGAGTGAACGAACAGATCACCCGCAGCTACCCGTTCCCGGACAGCGGCACCGTCGTCGACGTGGCCGGAGGCCGGGGCGGGCTGCTCCGGGAGATCCTCACCCGCTTCCCCGGCCTGCGCGGGGTCCTCTTCGACCGGCCCGAGACGGTCGCCGGCCACCTGCTCGACACCGAGGAACTGAAGGGCCGTTGGGAGACGGAGGGCGGGGACATCTTCGCCGCAGTGCCCCGGGGCGGGGACGTATATCTGCTGAAGAACATCCTCCACGACTGGCCCGACGAGGACTGCCTGCGCATTCTGACCACCGTCCGCCGGGCCATGGATGCCGGAACCCGCCTGCTGGTGATCGATGCCGTGCTGCCCGGCGACGGCACCCCGCACCCGGCCGTCGCCCTGGACATCGTCATGCTGATGACCCTCCAGGGCCGCGAGCGCAGGGCCGCCGAGTTCGAGGACCTGCTCACCCGCTCCGGGTTCCGCCTGAACCGCGTCCTGCCGACCCCGGCGCTGACTTCGGTCATCGAAGCCGAGGCCGTATGA
- a CDS encoding DUF3995 domain-containing protein, translated as MKREPGGTDAGQPALWGRVAGGWAVAFAGLHFYWALGGDVGLSVSAGPLAAERPLWFVVAGLWGVGALCLLGALLAWLLPRSVPARWLGWGVSALLLARGIGVEVLLLTNATPLDASVSEGQRAWTLALWNPWFIVGGLAFGLATLRAGRSQPQPATR; from the coding sequence GTGAAGCGCGAGCCAGGGGGAACGGACGCGGGGCAGCCCGCGTTGTGGGGGCGCGTCGCAGGCGGCTGGGCGGTCGCCTTCGCCGGGTTGCACTTCTACTGGGCCCTCGGCGGTGACGTGGGGCTGAGCGTCTCCGCCGGTCCGCTGGCCGCCGAGCGCCCGCTGTGGTTCGTCGTGGCCGGTCTGTGGGGTGTGGGGGCGCTGTGTCTCCTCGGTGCCCTGCTGGCGTGGCTGCTGCCCCGGTCCGTGCCGGCGAGGTGGCTGGGGTGGGGCGTCAGTGCGCTTCTGCTGGCCCGTGGCATCGGTGTCGAGGTGCTGTTGCTGACCAACGCCACGCCGCTGGACGCCTCCGTGAGCGAGGGGCAGCGGGCCTGGACGCTGGCCCTCTGGAACCCCTGGTTCATCGTCGGTGGACTGGCCTTCGGCCTCGCCACCCTCCGCGCCGGCAGGTCACAACCGCAGCCCGCCACCCGGTGA
- a CDS encoding S1C family serine protease — protein sequence MSTENEGAAVPHAAGRDAESSTPAAEAERPTPAAPEAPPVPPVPTEPPTAEPVRDAVPADADHGQAERTTQLPPEERTTQLPAAEQTSQLPPVEQTTQLPAAERTSQLPAVEPKPMTGPSSAPAAPAAPAAPEPQTHHQQQPQAHPQPMYAGAGAGAAGQGGGGWYGGGGAPQQPYGGAGGAGPVGPGMAWGAPPPPPARKRSGGLVAAVLAAALVAGGVGGGIGYWAADRNESGDSTTISASGDPKVESRSPGSVAAIANKALPSVVTIEAQSSSGEGGTGTGFVYDKEGHILTNNHVVASAAEGGKLRATFSNGKKYEAEVVGRAQGYDVAVLKLKDAPAGTLKPLPLGDSERTAVGDATVAIGAPFGLSGTVTTGIVSAKKRPVASSDGGGSGNASYMSALQTDASINPGNSGGPLLNAQGAVIGINSAIQSAGSGGGFGGGQQQSGSIGLGFAIPINQAKNVADTLIKTGKPVYPVIAATVNMKDTGAGAKIAPTGAKNTPAVTPGGPADKAGLKPGDVITKLDDTTIDSGPTLISEIWTHKPGDKVQLTYTRDGKSSTVEITLGERDGDN from the coding sequence GTGAGCACCGAGAACGAGGGCGCCGCCGTTCCGCATGCGGCTGGGCGGGATGCGGAGTCTTCGACGCCGGCCGCCGAAGCGGAGCGCCCCACTCCGGCCGCTCCCGAGGCTCCTCCGGTTCCGCCCGTCCCCACGGAGCCGCCCACGGCGGAGCCGGTGCGGGACGCGGTCCCCGCTGACGCGGATCACGGGCAGGCCGAGCGGACGACACAGCTCCCGCCGGAGGAGCGGACCACGCAGCTCCCGGCGGCCGAGCAGACGTCGCAGCTTCCGCCCGTGGAGCAGACGACGCAGCTCCCGGCGGCCGAGCGGACGTCGCAGCTCCCGGCCGTCGAGCCGAAGCCGATGACGGGCCCGTCGTCCGCACCGGCGGCGCCGGCAGCTCCAGCTGCCCCTGAGCCCCAGACGCACCACCAGCAGCAGCCGCAGGCCCACCCGCAGCCCATGTACGCGGGCGCCGGAGCCGGAGCCGCCGGCCAGGGCGGTGGCGGCTGGTACGGCGGTGGCGGCGCGCCGCAGCAGCCGTACGGCGGAGCCGGTGGCGCCGGACCCGTGGGTCCGGGCATGGCGTGGGGCGCCCCGCCGCCCCCGCCGGCGCGCAAGCGCTCCGGCGGCCTCGTGGCGGCCGTGCTCGCGGCGGCGCTCGTCGCGGGCGGTGTCGGCGGCGGCATCGGCTACTGGGCGGCCGACCGCAATGAGTCGGGTGACTCGACGACGATCTCCGCATCCGGCGACCCCAAGGTGGAGAGCCGCTCCCCGGGTTCGGTGGCGGCCATCGCGAACAAGGCGCTGCCGAGCGTCGTCACCATCGAGGCGCAGAGCAGCAGTGGCGAGGGCGGCACGGGCACCGGCTTCGTGTACGACAAGGAAGGCCACATCCTCACCAACAACCACGTCGTCGCGTCGGCGGCCGAGGGCGGCAAGCTCCGTGCCACGTTCTCGAACGGCAAGAAGTACGAGGCCGAGGTGGTCGGCCGCGCTCAGGGCTACGACGTCGCGGTCCTCAAGCTGAAGGACGCCCCCGCGGGCACCCTCAAGCCGCTGCCGCTGGGTGACTCCGAGCGGACGGCGGTCGGTGACGCGACGGTCGCGATCGGCGCGCCCTTCGGTCTGTCCGGCACGGTCACCACGGGCATCGTGAGCGCGAAGAAGCGCCCGGTGGCCTCCAGCGATGGTGGCGGCAGCGGAAACGCGTCGTACATGAGCGCGCTCCAGACGGACGCCTCGATCAACCCGGGCAACTCCGGCGGTCCGCTGCTCAACGCCCAGGGCGCGGTGATCGGCATCAACTCCGCGATCCAGTCCGCCGGTTCCGGCGGCGGCTTCGGCGGCGGACAGCAGCAGTCCGGCAGCATCGGCCTGGGCTTCGCGATCCCGATCAACCAGGCCAAGAACGTCGCGGACACGCTCATCAAGACCGGCAAGCCGGTCTACCCGGTCATCGCCGCCACGGTGAACATGAAGGACACCGGCGCGGGCGCCAAGATCGCCCCCACCGGTGCCAAGAACACCCCGGCCGTCACCCCCGGCGGCCCGGCCGACAAGGCGGGCCTCAAGCCGGGCGACGTGATCACCAAGCTCGACGACACGACGATCGACAGCGGCCCGACCCTGATCAGCGAGATCTGGACCCACAAGCCGGGTGACAAGGTCCAGCTGACCTACACCCGCGACGGCAAGTCGTCCACGGTGGAGATCACCCTGGGCGAGCGCGACGGCGACAACTGA
- the istA gene encoding IS21 family transposase — protein sequence MEIFEALDATECAHSAAALAGVDPKTVRRYARMRDTGRPTGLVRRPKMIDPFMPKIEEWVDRSQGRVRADKLHDRLVLLGFTGDERTTRRAVAKAKEAWRAGNQRTYRPWITEPGLWLQFDWGWGPKVPGPGGGEPRVTLLFCAWLAWSRFRVVIPTWDRTLPTLVTCIDSTLRAIGGAPTYALTDNEKTVTIDRVAGIAVRHPQVVATGRHYGMQVHTCVPFDPESKGGSEATVRIAKADLVPTTANLRKEYDSFAELRGECAIFCQTVNNRTHRETGKAPSSMLDVERTRLHPLPPAPHTLALGESRQVLRDQTVRFGSVRYSTPSGLVGQEAWVRVDGDELVVVADLSKLAHRPEWMQGPAGLAEVARHEIALPGRPVILAEHYPNHPQEMDGSPKPPRPRPVDAAEEAFLALGPGAKSWLIEAAAAGTTRMRVKMAAAVELAALVSVAEVDMSLGLAATAGRFAEDDLLSIVQHRKSGVRPADLVVADEAHSVQPGTSAWADFGRNGGPAERNLP from the coding sequence ATGGAAATCTTCGAGGCCCTGGACGCCACTGAATGTGCGCATTCCGCGGCTGCGCTGGCGGGGGTCGATCCCAAGACCGTGCGACGTTACGCACGGATGAGGGACACCGGTCGGCCAACCGGTCTCGTCCGCCGGCCGAAGATGATCGACCCGTTCATGCCGAAGATCGAGGAGTGGGTCGACCGATCGCAGGGCAGGGTGCGGGCCGACAAGCTCCACGACCGCCTGGTCCTGCTGGGGTTCACCGGTGATGAGCGCACGACCCGGCGGGCGGTGGCGAAGGCGAAGGAAGCCTGGCGGGCCGGGAACCAGCGGACCTATCGGCCCTGGATCACCGAGCCGGGGCTGTGGTTGCAGTTCGACTGGGGCTGGGGGCCGAAGGTCCCGGGCCCGGGCGGCGGTGAGCCCCGCGTGACGCTGTTGTTCTGCGCGTGGCTGGCCTGGTCGCGGTTCCGGGTGGTGATCCCGACCTGGGACCGGACTCTGCCGACGCTGGTGACCTGCATCGACTCGACCTTGCGGGCGATCGGCGGGGCGCCGACCTATGCGCTGACCGACAACGAGAAGACGGTCACGATCGACCGGGTCGCCGGCATCGCGGTCCGTCATCCCCAAGTCGTCGCGACGGGGCGGCATTACGGGATGCAGGTTCACACGTGTGTCCCCTTCGATCCCGAGTCCAAAGGCGGGTCGGAGGCGACGGTCCGCATCGCGAAGGCGGATCTGGTGCCCACGACGGCGAATCTCCGCAAGGAGTACGACTCGTTCGCCGAGCTCCGCGGCGAGTGCGCGATCTTCTGCCAGACGGTGAACAACCGGACCCACCGCGAGACGGGCAAGGCTCCGTCCTCGATGCTCGACGTCGAGCGGACCAGGCTGCATCCGCTGCCGCCGGCGCCTCACACGCTCGCGCTGGGCGAGTCGAGACAGGTGCTGCGGGACCAGACCGTCCGTTTCGGGTCCGTGCGCTATTCGACGCCGTCCGGGCTGGTCGGCCAGGAAGCCTGGGTGAGGGTCGACGGCGACGAGCTGGTCGTCGTGGCCGACCTGTCGAAGCTGGCTCACCGGCCGGAATGGATGCAGGGCCCGGCCGGCCTGGCGGAAGTCGCCCGGCACGAGATCGCTCTGCCCGGCCGTCCGGTCATCCTCGCCGAGCACTATCCCAACCACCCGCAGGAGATGGACGGTTCACCGAAGCCGCCGCGGCCCCGGCCCGTCGATGCCGCCGAGGAAGCCTTCCTCGCGCTCGGTCCCGGGGCGAAGTCCTGGCTGATCGAGGCCGCTGCGGCGGGGACCACCCGGATGCGGGTGAAGATGGCCGCCGCCGTCGAGCTCGCGGCCCTGGTCAGTGTCGCCGAGGTCGACATGTCGCTGGGGCTTGCCGCGACCGCGGGCCGATTCGCCGAGGACGACCTGCTCTCCATCGTCCAGCATCGCAAGTCCGGCGTCCGTCCCGCCGACCTCGTCGTCGCCGACGAGGCCCACTCCGTTCAGCCCGGCACTTCCGCCTGGGCTGACTTCGGCCGCAACGGCGGCCCGGCAGAAAGGAATCTTCCATGA
- the istB gene encoding IS21-like element helper ATPase IstB produces the protein MTGIALLDPETDQPVPAPSPVPSSPAPPPIPADLESVLKRMRFPYLRKAAPDVLATARSQRWDPAEVLRILLEEEIKGREAATRRSHRKQANLPTGKTFSSWREEDSSIPAPTQQALMTLEWVGRSENLAIAGPSGTGKSHFAEALAHKAIDRGMQVAWFSLESLTAHVGRATVDNSVAKAIAKITRANLIILDDIGMLPSGQAAAEAFYRVIDAAYERRSVIVTSNLHPSGFDSIMPKTLATAAVDRLLHHAHIVLTEGSSLRLTQATTGKGVKPLH, from the coding sequence ATGACCGGCATCGCGTTGCTGGACCCGGAAACCGACCAGCCCGTCCCGGCCCCGTCTCCGGTCCCCTCCTCACCGGCCCCGCCGCCGATCCCGGCCGATCTGGAATCCGTCCTGAAGCGGATGCGGTTCCCCTACTTGCGCAAGGCGGCCCCGGACGTGCTGGCCACCGCCCGGTCGCAACGCTGGGACCCGGCCGAAGTGCTGCGGATCCTGCTGGAAGAGGAGATCAAGGGCCGGGAGGCGGCGACCCGCCGCAGCCACCGCAAGCAGGCGAACCTGCCCACCGGCAAGACGTTCAGCTCCTGGCGGGAGGAGGACTCCTCCATCCCCGCTCCGACCCAGCAGGCCCTGATGACGCTGGAATGGGTCGGCCGGTCGGAGAACCTCGCCATCGCCGGCCCGTCGGGCACCGGCAAGAGCCACTTCGCCGAGGCCCTGGCCCACAAGGCCATCGACCGGGGCATGCAAGTCGCCTGGTTCAGCCTCGAATCGCTGACCGCCCACGTCGGCCGGGCCACCGTCGACAACTCCGTCGCGAAGGCGATCGCGAAGATCACCCGGGCCAACCTCATCATCCTGGACGACATCGGGATGCTGCCGTCCGGCCAGGCCGCCGCCGAGGCGTTCTACCGGGTGATCGATGCCGCCTACGAACGCAGGTCCGTGATCGTGACCTCGAACCTGCATCCGTCGGGATTCGACTCGATCATGCCCAAGACGCTCGCCACGGCAGCAGTCGACCGGCTGTTGCATCACGCGCACATCGTCCTGACCGAGGGCAGCAGCCTCCGGCTCACCCAGGCAACCACGGGCAAGGGCGTCAAGCCACTGCACTGA
- a CDS encoding carboxymuconolactone decarboxylase family protein has translation MTARSITAEVPMTPRMSEDPAQLVPEVAEVSAALFKATGNRSVPRTTISLVQLRAGQIVGSTYLTVLHTGFLRKAGETDERITSVASWQDSPYFTPAERAALALVEAVLQPSAHGERVSDELYAEVAEHYDAKALATLTIAIGQVNFFIPIALIAKPVPGRSFTDPWN, from the coding sequence ATGACCGCGCGTTCGATCACTGCCGAGGTTCCGATGACCCCCCGGATGTCCGAGGACCCGGCGCAGCTCGTCCCCGAGGTGGCGGAGGTCTCGGCGGCCCTCTTCAAGGCCACCGGCAACCGCTCGGTGCCGCGCACCACGATCAGCCTGGTCCAGCTGCGCGCCGGCCAGATCGTCGGCAGCACGTACCTGACCGTTCTGCACACGGGTTTCCTGCGCAAGGCCGGGGAGACGGACGAGCGCATCACCTCGGTGGCGTCCTGGCAGGACTCGCCGTACTTCACCCCGGCCGAGCGCGCCGCGCTGGCTCTGGTGGAAGCCGTGCTCCAGCCCTCCGCGCACGGTGAGCGGGTCTCCGACGAGCTCTACGCCGAGGTGGCCGAACACTACGACGCCAAGGCGCTCGCCACCCTGACGATCGCGATCGGGCAGGTCAACTTCTTCATCCCGATCGCCCTCATAGCCAAGCCGGTCCCCGGCCGTTCCTTCACCGACCCCTGGAACTGA
- a CDS encoding alpha/beta hydrolase: protein MGMTSTSAVVVAVLGTVLLFALTVWCWPRLARRGWRPVLSRVGLVCAIQALLFSSIGLAVNRDMLIYGSWDELFGWEKGVDFDEKSAGGSGVQLIGKQKPDVPGAGKPHISGEIQKINVQGERSRIATPAYVYLPPEYFQKAYEKKTFPAAVVLTGFPGTAENLLKGLRYPKTAWTQVKQKKMQPMILVMMRPTVAPPRNTQCVDIPGGPQTETFFGKDLTKALSGTYRTGTKARNWGFIGDSTGGYCALKIGLEHPETYAASVGLSADYKPEIDKDSGDLFHGNKREEKRADLLWSLDHLPQGNSSFLVTTSKQGESNFKATQRFISKVKAPARVSSITLDSGGHNFKTWNREIPPSLRWLSSRLSAE, encoded by the coding sequence ATGGGAATGACAAGTACCAGCGCTGTGGTGGTGGCCGTGCTCGGCACGGTGCTGTTATTCGCTCTCACCGTCTGGTGCTGGCCACGCCTGGCACGGCGGGGGTGGCGACCGGTCCTGAGCCGGGTCGGACTGGTCTGCGCGATTCAGGCGCTGCTGTTCTCCTCGATCGGCCTCGCGGTGAACAGGGACATGCTCATCTACGGGTCCTGGGACGAGCTCTTCGGCTGGGAGAAGGGCGTGGACTTCGACGAGAAGTCGGCCGGCGGCTCGGGCGTGCAGCTGATCGGGAAGCAGAAACCCGATGTACCCGGCGCCGGAAAGCCCCACATCAGCGGCGAGATACAGAAAATCAACGTGCAGGGAGAGCGGTCCCGGATCGCCACCCCCGCTTATGTCTATCTGCCGCCGGAGTACTTCCAGAAGGCATACGAGAAGAAGACGTTTCCCGCCGCGGTGGTACTGACCGGATTCCCCGGCACCGCCGAGAACCTGCTCAAGGGGCTGCGGTACCCGAAGACGGCGTGGACGCAGGTCAAGCAGAAGAAGATGCAGCCGATGATCCTCGTCATGATGCGGCCCACCGTCGCACCGCCGCGCAACACCCAGTGCGTCGACATTCCCGGCGGTCCGCAGACGGAGACGTTCTTCGGCAAGGACCTCACGAAGGCGCTCTCCGGCACCTACCGCACCGGCACCAAGGCGCGTAACTGGGGCTTCATCGGTGATTCCACCGGCGGCTACTGCGCACTGAAGATCGGCCTGGAGCACCCGGAGACCTATGCGGCCAGCGTGGGCCTGTCAGCCGACTACAAGCCCGAGATAGACAAGGACTCCGGCGACCTCTTCCACGGCAACAAGCGCGAGGAGAAGCGGGCCGACCTGCTGTGGAGCCTGGACCACTTGCCGCAGGGCAACTCGTCCTTCCTGGTCACCACGTCCAAGCAGGGGGAGTCCAACTTCAAGGCCACCCAGCGGTTCATCTCGAAGGTGAAAGCGCCCGCACGCGTCTCATCGATCACGCTCGACAGCGGCGGTCACAACTTCAAGACCTGGAACCGCGAGATACCGCCCTCGCTGCGGTGGCTCAGCAGCCGGCTCTCCGCGGAGTGA